In a genomic window of Streptomyces pristinaespiralis:
- a CDS encoding DUF6339 family protein, which translates to MIEKPHHLPQRLGLLSATAADPFLTEDLLKGVQGHGGVDLAKVVEPLPEEDARWEVEPLRELAEDAMHEFHDNRTGADGWLAPRLHAALRLTRREAADRRLWNHLALAVAPDYVVWRHLPTSKTDQNEPRTSPARFKGSLDRQCFSRLWWAAEMFRNGKDYSPVVAACANQDLVHSALRRDLIDHRPTAQALVRVMERGVAVTGREIEGLMTAINAAGATLIYDVLAADEPRDPEVLRQWVGDAESAPPVPRHSLPDGPDEEPVPEESVIALTDYFADLFETAPVRGRKPQE; encoded by the coding sequence ATGATCGAGAAGCCGCATCATCTGCCTCAGCGGCTCGGCCTGCTGTCCGCGACGGCGGCCGACCCCTTCCTCACGGAGGATCTGCTCAAGGGGGTCCAGGGCCACGGAGGTGTCGATCTTGCCAAGGTCGTCGAACCGTTGCCGGAGGAGGACGCGCGGTGGGAGGTCGAACCGCTCAGGGAACTCGCGGAGGACGCCATGCACGAGTTCCATGACAACCGGACCGGCGCCGACGGCTGGCTGGCGCCCCGACTGCATGCGGCTCTCCGCCTCACCCGGCGGGAGGCCGCGGACCGAAGGCTCTGGAACCATCTTGCCTTGGCCGTCGCTCCGGACTATGTGGTCTGGCGCCACCTTCCGACGTCGAAGACGGATCAGAACGAGCCGCGCACCAGCCCGGCCCGGTTCAAGGGATCGCTGGACCGGCAGTGCTTCTCGCGGTTGTGGTGGGCGGCCGAGATGTTCCGCAACGGCAAGGACTACTCACCGGTGGTGGCTGCCTGTGCCAACCAGGACCTGGTCCACAGTGCGTTGCGGCGAGACCTGATCGACCATCGGCCCACCGCGCAGGCGCTGGTTCGCGTGATGGAGCGCGGGGTGGCCGTCACCGGTCGTGAGATCGAGGGCCTCATGACGGCCATCAATGCCGCGGGTGCGACCCTGATCTACGACGTTCTGGCCGCCGACGAGCCGCGCGATCCCGAGGTGCTGCGTCAGTGGGTCGGGGATGCAGAGTCCGCGCCTCCGGTGCCGCGTCATTCGCTGCCGGACGGGCCTGATGAAGAACCCGTCCCGGAGGAGTCCGTGATCGCGCTCACCGACTACTTCGCCGACCTCTTCGAGACGGCTCCGGTCCGGGGGCGGAAACCTCAGGAGTGA
- a CDS encoding GlxA family transcriptional regulator, which produces MHVIAVLALDGVSAFDLAIPCQVFTLATHADGSPAYDVRVCADRAVAASAGPAQPFTLSSPYRWDDALEADTVIVPGGPAEVAPHPRALRLLKDAADAGKRIASICTGAFVLARAGLLDGRRVTTHWRFADALAGEFPGTQVDPSVLFVDDGQVLTSAGIAAGLDLCLHMVRRDHGAAVAADVARMMVMAPQRTGGQAQFIEYRAPEYDSADLGATMQWMRDKLAEPLTVAGTPAHAMMSKRSLARHFRAQTGTTPLRWLLDHRLQRARELLESTELPMRRVAEATGFGSVETFRHHFARHVGTTPSAYRTAFRM; this is translated from the coding sequence ATGCATGTGATTGCGGTTCTCGCGCTCGACGGAGTGTCGGCCTTCGATCTCGCCATACCCTGCCAGGTGTTCACGCTCGCCACCCACGCTGACGGTTCCCCCGCCTACGACGTGCGGGTGTGCGCCGACCGGGCGGTCGCCGCCAGTGCCGGGCCCGCGCAGCCGTTCACGCTCTCGTCCCCCTACCGGTGGGACGACGCCCTCGAGGCCGACACCGTCATCGTGCCCGGCGGTCCCGCCGAGGTGGCGCCTCACCCGCGTGCGCTCCGGTTGTTGAAGGACGCGGCGGACGCAGGGAAGCGGATCGCCTCCATCTGTACGGGGGCCTTCGTGCTCGCCCGGGCCGGGTTGCTGGACGGGCGGCGGGTGACGACGCACTGGCGGTTCGCCGACGCCCTGGCCGGCGAGTTCCCCGGCACCCAGGTCGACCCTTCCGTGCTGTTCGTCGACGACGGGCAGGTGCTCACCTCCGCGGGCATCGCCGCGGGGCTCGACCTGTGTCTGCACATGGTGCGCCGCGACCACGGCGCGGCGGTGGCCGCGGACGTCGCCCGCATGATGGTCATGGCACCGCAGCGGACAGGCGGACAGGCCCAGTTCATCGAGTACCGGGCGCCGGAGTACGACTCCGCCGACCTCGGCGCGACGATGCAGTGGATGCGGGACAAGCTGGCCGAGCCGCTGACCGTCGCCGGCACCCCCGCCCACGCGATGATGAGCAAGCGCAGCCTGGCGCGGCACTTCCGTGCGCAGACGGGCACCACGCCGCTGCGCTGGTTGCTCGACCATCGCCTCCAGCGCGCGCGGGAACTGCTGGAGAGCACCGAACTGCCCATGCGGCGGGTCGCGGAGGCCACCGGCTTCGGGTCCGTGGAGACCTTCCGGCACCATTTCGCGCGTCACGTCGGGACCACACCGTCCGCGTACCGCACGGCCTTCCGTATGTAG
- a CDS encoding DNA cytosine methyltransferase, with protein sequence MSHVKNEHPSPAGFRILDLFAGPGGLDVAAHVLGYRTTGIEWDAGACTTRNEAGMDTFKGDVRQYRAALFPLAQVLTGGPPCQTFTVAGHGAGRRALDKVLEYIELLHNAVCAENADWKEIFRTWRQISEKLRRKEIEAKEVKERKRDVEELRGTVRKAMKDRMVQLAYPADAIKDVLKGLKAPQRLEFQDADLKGLLKEFSDLNDELVKLKAVLEELGDERTGLVLQPLWWVIERSRRPGSTPYEAVVLEQVPAVMPVWNRYAEVLASLGYRTRTQMMHTEAFGVPQTRRRAVLMARHDPAAPLHELRPAQSLPTVDETHKRYQPRTSNIASAGFAALQLEPSDTGRERPRHSWISMRAALDSARVISEARVHNRPPFTVISNYGTGGVPEARGRRDHDVPSATITGKVSRNRIVHMGTETDLPDPLCRFAPAEAGVLQTFPVAYPWSGNDVSQQIGNAVPPKLALHVLVRVLEPELSDEENEARLEKATADLENWKPDKPVKYRVHGDWKGHPLTAR encoded by the coding sequence ATGAGCCACGTCAAGAACGAACACCCCTCACCTGCGGGTTTCCGCATCCTGGATTTGTTCGCGGGACCGGGTGGACTTGATGTGGCAGCGCACGTCCTGGGCTACCGGACCACCGGCATCGAATGGGACGCGGGAGCCTGCACCACCCGCAACGAGGCGGGGATGGACACCTTCAAGGGCGATGTCCGGCAGTACCGCGCAGCGCTCTTCCCGCTCGCGCAGGTACTGACGGGTGGCCCGCCCTGTCAGACATTCACCGTCGCCGGGCACGGTGCCGGTCGCCGGGCGCTGGACAAAGTACTGGAATACATCGAGCTCCTGCACAACGCAGTCTGCGCGGAAAATGCGGATTGGAAGGAGATCTTCCGTACTTGGCGCCAGATCTCCGAGAAGCTTCGGCGTAAAGAGATCGAAGCGAAGGAAGTCAAGGAGCGTAAGCGTGACGTAGAAGAGCTCCGGGGCACAGTACGTAAGGCCATGAAGGACAGGATGGTTCAGCTCGCGTATCCGGCAGACGCGATCAAGGACGTACTTAAGGGTCTCAAGGCTCCGCAGCGACTGGAATTTCAGGACGCCGATCTCAAGGGTCTACTGAAGGAATTCAGCGATCTGAACGACGAGCTCGTCAAGCTCAAGGCCGTGCTCGAAGAACTGGGAGACGAGCGGACAGGGTTGGTCCTGCAACCTCTGTGGTGGGTGATCGAGCGAAGCAGGCGACCTGGATCGACACCCTATGAAGCCGTAGTCCTGGAGCAGGTACCTGCGGTGATGCCCGTATGGAACAGGTACGCCGAGGTGTTGGCCTCCCTCGGCTACCGCACCAGGACCCAGATGATGCACACCGAGGCTTTCGGCGTGCCACAGACCCGACGGCGCGCGGTCCTGATGGCCCGCCATGATCCCGCAGCCCCCTTGCACGAACTGCGCCCCGCCCAAAGCCTTCCGACCGTGGACGAGACCCACAAGCGCTACCAGCCACGGACATCGAATATCGCATCAGCAGGCTTCGCGGCCCTACAACTGGAGCCTTCGGACACGGGGAGGGAAAGGCCCAGGCACTCCTGGATCTCCATGCGGGCAGCCCTCGACAGCGCCCGGGTCATCTCGGAGGCGAGGGTGCACAATCGTCCGCCCTTCACCGTGATCTCGAATTACGGAACTGGTGGCGTTCCCGAGGCACGAGGCCGACGCGACCACGACGTTCCTTCCGCCACGATCACCGGGAAGGTGTCGCGGAACCGCATCGTCCACATGGGGACGGAGACCGATCTCCCTGACCCCCTCTGCCGCTTCGCTCCCGCCGAGGCAGGAGTTCTGCAGACCTTTCCTGTCGCGTACCCCTGGAGCGGCAACGACGTCTCGCAGCAGATCGGCAATGCCGTACCTCCGAAGCTGGCACTGCACGTACTGGTTCGGGTGCTCGAACCCGAACTGAGCGATGAAGAGAACGAGGCGAGGCTGGAGAAGGCCACTGCCGACCTGGAGAACTGGAAGCCCGACAAGCCGGTGAAGTACCGGGTACACGGCGACTGGAAGGGTCACCCGCTCACGGCCAGGTGA
- a CDS encoding very short patch repair endonuclease, whose amino-acid sequence MSRQARRDTDPEMAVRRLLYAAGLRYRLQRRVPGMARRTIDIAFPGLRIAVFMDGCFWHGCPQHATSPKANASWWREKLDKNIARDIETTKHLEDAGWVVLRFWEHETPAQVANRIAEEIDRARAGRRPHPRTLGR is encoded by the coding sequence ATGAGTCGCCAGGCGCGCAGGGACACCGACCCCGAGATGGCCGTGCGGCGCCTGTTGTACGCCGCCGGCCTGCGGTACCGCCTGCAACGACGAGTGCCCGGGATGGCTCGGCGGACCATCGACATCGCTTTCCCCGGGCTCCGTATCGCGGTGTTCATGGACGGCTGTTTCTGGCACGGCTGCCCGCAGCACGCGACGAGCCCGAAGGCGAACGCCTCGTGGTGGCGGGAGAAGCTGGACAAGAACATCGCCCGCGACATCGAGACGACGAAGCATCTGGAGGACGCGGGCTGGGTCGTCCTGCGCTTCTGGGAGCACGAGACGCCCGCCCAGGTGGCGAATCGGATCGCCGAGGAGATCGACCGTGCCCGGGCCGGCCGCCGGCCGCATCCCAGGACGCTCGGCCGCTGA
- a CDS encoding DNA cytosine methyltransferase — translation MADRLGFVDVCAGAGGLASGLESAGFSPVLLLDNKRQACETLLANRPHWNVVCEDLVDFLPDDHPETLDVDLLSAGLPRVKASAAVRRTDSEQELRLLTATIYLVHSIQPRALLLENLPALVESPAYADIRLFVEAELSHLGYRSCWFVLNAADFGVPQDRKQGILVALKKEWFHAFTPPVPTVDEHVPVGRALRRTMAARGWPDADAWAAQAIAVAPTLVGGSDNRGGADLGPSGTKRAWARMGVNAGALADEVPGPEYVWPRSDDPARMPKITVDQAALLQSFPSEWQVTGRKTARYRQIGHATPPPVGRALGDAIATALGAPVHT, via the coding sequence ATGGCTGATCGACTCGGTTTCGTGGACGTCTGCGCCGGCGCGGGCGGGTTGGCGTCGGGGCTGGAGAGCGCGGGCTTCTCGCCGGTACTCCTGCTCGACAACAAGCGCCAGGCGTGCGAGACGCTCCTGGCCAACCGGCCGCACTGGAACGTGGTCTGCGAGGACCTGGTCGACTTCCTTCCGGACGATCACCCGGAGACCCTGGACGTCGATCTCCTGTCGGCCGGCCTGCCACGAGTGAAAGCCTCGGCCGCGGTGAGGCGTACGGACAGCGAGCAGGAACTGCGCCTTCTCACCGCCACAATTTATCTGGTCCACTCGATCCAGCCACGGGCACTGCTGCTCGAGAACCTGCCCGCTCTCGTCGAGTCCCCGGCGTATGCCGACATCCGTCTTTTCGTCGAGGCGGAGCTCTCCCATCTCGGATACCGGTCCTGCTGGTTCGTGCTGAACGCGGCGGACTTCGGCGTGCCGCAGGATCGAAAGCAGGGCATTCTCGTGGCTCTCAAGAAAGAGTGGTTCCACGCGTTCACCCCGCCCGTGCCGACGGTGGACGAGCATGTGCCGGTCGGTCGGGCCCTGCGCCGGACGATGGCAGCCAGGGGCTGGCCGGACGCCGACGCCTGGGCGGCCCAGGCCATCGCCGTGGCCCCCACGCTGGTCGGTGGTTCGGACAATCGTGGAGGCGCGGATCTCGGCCCGTCCGGCACCAAACGGGCCTGGGCGCGGATGGGGGTGAACGCCGGCGCCCTGGCGGACGAGGTACCGGGGCCGGAGTACGTGTGGCCGCGCTCGGACGATCCGGCACGAATGCCGAAGATCACGGTGGACCAGGCGGCACTGCTGCAGTCGTTTCCGTCCGAGTGGCAGGTCACGGGGCGGAAAACGGCTCGATACCGACAGATCGGACACGCAACCCCTCCGCCGGTGGGCAGGGCGCTCGGTGACGCCATCGCGACCGCTCTGGGTGCCCCTGTCCACACATAA